One part of the Eubalaena glacialis isolate mEubGla1 chromosome 19, mEubGla1.1.hap2.+ XY, whole genome shotgun sequence genome encodes these proteins:
- the ITGA3 gene encoding integrin alpha-3: MGPGPSRASRVLRSMLCALALMVAASDRVASAFNLDTRFLVVKEAGNPGSLFGYSVALHRQTERQQRYLLLAGAPRDLAVPDGYTNQTGAVYLCPLTAHKDDCERMDIAEKSDPDHHIIEDMWLGVTVASQGPAGRVLVCAHRYTQVLWSGSEDQRRMVGKCYVRGNDLELDPGDDWQTYHNEMCNSNTDYLETGMCQLGASGGFTQNTVYFGAPGAYNWKGNSYMIQRKDWDLSEYSYKDPGDQGNLYIGYTMQVGSAILHPTNTTIVTGAPRHQHVGAVFLLSQEAGGDLRRRQVLEGRQVGAYFGSAIALADLNNDGWQDLLVGAPYYFERKEEVGGAIYVFMNQAGTSFPAHPSLLLHGPSRSAFGFSVASIGDINQDGFQDVAVGAPFEGLGKVYIYHGSSRGLLRQPQQVIHGEKLGLPGLATFGYSLSGQMDVDENFYPDLLVGSLSDHIVLLRARPVINILHRTLVARPSVLDPALCTATSCVQVELCFAYNQSAGDPNYRRNITLAYTLEADRDRRPPRLRFARSQSAIFHGFFSMPEMRCQTLELLLMDNVRDKLRPIIISMNYSLPLRMPERPRLGLRSLDAYPVLNQAQALENHTEVQFQKECGPDNKCDSNLQMRAAFVSELGQQLSRLQYNRDFRKLLLSINLTNTPSRERAGEDAHEALLTLAVPPALLLSSVRPPGACQANETIVCELGNPFKRNQKMELLIAFEVIGVTLHTRELQAQLQLSTSSHQDDLSPMTLTLLVDYTLQASLSMVSHRLQSFFGGTVMGESGMKTVEDVGSPLKYEFQVGPVGEGLAALGTLVLGLEWPYEVSNGKWLLYPTEITVHGNGSWHCRPPGDLVNPLNLTLSVPGDRPPSPQRRRRQLDPGGGQGPLPVTLAAAKKAKSEIQLSCGSDHTRCVWLECQIPDAPVITNVTVQARVWNSTFIEDYKDFDRVRVASWATLFLRTSVPTINMENKTVRFSVDIDSDLVEELPAEIELWLVLVAVSAGLLLLGLIILLLWKCGFFKRARTRALYEAKRQKAEMKSQPSETERLTDDY, translated from the exons GCTCCTGGCTGGCGCCCCCCGGGACCTTGCTGTGCCTGATGGCTATACCAACCAGACCGGTGCTGTGTACCTGTGCCCACTCACTGCCCACAAGGACGACTGTGAGCGGATGGACATTGCAGAGAAAA GTGACCCTGACCATCACATTATTGAGGACATGTGGCTCGGGGTGACTGTGGCCAGCCAGGGCCCTGCAGGCAGAGTCCTG GTCTGTGCCCACCGCTACACCCAGGTGTTGTGGTCGGGGTCGGAGGACCAGCGGCGCATGGTGGGCAAGTGCTATGTGAGGGGCAACGACCTGGAGCTGGACCCCGGTGATGACTGGCAGACCTACCACAACGAGATGTGCAACAGCAACACCGACTACCTGGAGACCGGCATGTGCCAGCTGGGTGCCAGCGGCGGCTTCACCCAAAACACTGTGTACTTCGGCGCTCCTGGTGCCTACAACTGGAAAG GAAACAGCTACATGATTCAGCGGAAGGACTGGGATTTATCCGAATATAGTTACAAGGACCCAGGGGACCAAGGCAACCTCTACATTG GCTACACGATGCAGGTGGGCAGTGCCATCCTGCACCCTACGAACACCACCATTGTGACGGGTGCCCCTCGGCACCAACATGTGGGCGCTGTCTTTTTGCTGAGCCAGGAGGCAGGTGGAGACCTGCGGAGGAGGCAGGTGCTGGAGGGCAGGCAGGTGGGCGCCTATTTTGGCAGCGCCATTGCCCTGGCAGACCTGAACAATGATGG GTGGCAGGACCTCCTGGTGGGTGCTCCCTATTACTTTGAGCGGAAAGAGGAGGTAGGGGGTGCCATTTATGTCTTCATGAACCAGGCAGGCACCTCCTTCCCggcccacccctccctccttcttcacGGCCCCAGTCGCTCTGCCTTTGGCTTCTCCGTGGCAAGCATCGGTGACATCAACCAGGATGGATTCCAGG ATGTTGCTGTGGGAGCCCCTTTTGAGGGCTTGGGCAAAGTGTACATCTACCACGGCAGCTCCAGGGGGCTCCTCAGACAGCCCCAGCAG GTAATACACGGAGAGAAGCTGGGACTGCCTGGCTTGGCCACCTTCGGCTACTCCCTGAGTGGGCAGATGGATGTGGATGAGAACTTCTACCCAGACCTGCTGGTGGGGAGCCTGTCAGACCACATCGTGCTGCTGCG GGCCCGGCCTGTCATCAACATCCTCCACAGGACCTTGGTGGCCAGGCCATCTGTACTGGACCCCGCACTCTGCACAGCCACCTCCTG TGTGCAGGTAGAGCTGTGCTTTGCTTACAACCAGAGTGCCGGGGACCCCAACTACAGGCGGAACATCA CCCTGGCCTACACTCTGGAGGCCGACCGGGACCGCCGCCCACCCCGGCTCCGCTTTGCACGCAGTCAGTCAGCTATCTTCCATGGCTTCTTCTCCATGCCCGAGATGCGCTGCCAGACGCTGGAGCTGCTCCTGATG GACAACGTCCGTGACAAACTCCGACCCATCATCATCTCCATGAACTACTCTTTACCTTTGCGGATGCCCGAGCGCCCCCGACTGGGGCTTCGGTCCCTGGACGCCTACCCGGTCCTCAACCAGGCTCAGGCTCTGGAGAACCACACGGAG GTCCAGTTCCAGAAGGAGTGCGGGCCGGACAACAAGTGCGACAGCAACTTGCAGATGCGGGCGGCCTTCGTGTCTGAGCTGGGGCAGCAGCTGAGCAG GCTCCAGTACAATAGAGACTTCCGAAAACTGCTGCTGAGCATCAACTTGACCAACACCCCGAGCCGGGAGCGGGCTGGGGAAGACGCCCACGAGGCGCTGCTCACCCTGGCGGTGCCTCCCGCCCTGCTGCTGTCCTCAGTGCGCCCC CCTGGAGCCTGCCAAGCCAACGAGACCATCGTTTGCGAGCTGGGGAACCCCTTCAAACGGAACCAGAAG ATGGAGCTGCTGATCGCCTTCGAGGTCATTGGGGTGACCCTGCACACAAGGGAACTCCAGGCACAGCTGCAGCTCTCCAC GTCAAGTCACCAGGATGACCTGTCGCCCATGACCCTGACTCTGCTGGTGGACTACACACTCCAGGCCTCGCTCAGCAT GGTGAGTCACCGGCTACAAAGCTTCTTTGGGGGGACAGTGATGGGTGAGTCTGGCATGAAAACTGTGGAGGATGTGGGAAGCCCTCTCAAGTATGAGTTCCAG GTGGGCCCAGTGGGGGAAGGGCTGGCAGCCCTTGGTACCCTGGTCCTGGGGCTGGAGTGGCCCTATGAAGTCAGCAATGGCAAGTGGCTGCTGTACCCCACGGAGATCACGGTCCACGGCAATGGGTCCTGGCACTGCCGGCCACCTGGAGACCTTGTCAACCCTCTCAACCTCACCCTCTCT GTTCCTGGGGACAGGCCGCCATCTCCACAACGCAGGCGGCGACAACTGGACCCCGGGGGAGGCCAGGGCCCCCTGCCTGTCACTCTGGCTGCTGCCAAAAAAGCCAAGTCTGAGATCCAGCTG AGCTGTGGCAGTGACCACACCCGCTGTGTGTGGCTGGAGTGCCAGATTCCTGATGCCCCCGTCATCACCAATGTGACAGTGCAGGCACGAGTGTGGAACAGCACCTTCATCGAG GATTACAAAGACTTTGACCGAGTCAGGGTAGCCAGCTGGGCCACCCTGTTCCTGCGAACCAGCGTCCCCACCATCAACATGGAGAACAAGACGGTGCGG TTCTCCGTGGACATTGACTCTGACCTGGTGGAGGAGCTGCCAGCCGAGATCGAGCTGTGGCTGGTGCTTGTGGCTGTGAGTGCCGGACTGCTGCTGCTGGGGCTGATCATCCTCTTGCTGTGGAAG TGCGGCTTCTTCAAGCGAGCCCGCACTCGGGCCCTGTATGAAGCTAAGAGGCAGAAGGCGGAGATGAAGAGCCAGCCATCAGAGACAGAGAGGCTGACGGACGACTACTGA